The following coding sequences are from one Triticum dicoccoides isolate Atlit2015 ecotype Zavitan chromosome 4A, WEW_v2.0, whole genome shotgun sequence window:
- the LOC119289518 gene encoding uncharacterized protein LOC119289518 encodes MSSQVAALGTTGGNTMATTAWSYVEYMARWERQVERRQLFLRSYHFSRDAEVTPRGRARRVVWAGARRLRRAAAKGLRRLRARIRLCFGWAAPALRRRSSPRRAGHGFRYGRIPRATKAPNAASVCFW; translated from the coding sequence ATGTCCTCACAGGTAGCGGCGCTGGGGACGACGGGGGGAAATACGATGGCGACGACGGCGTGGTCGTACGTGGAGTACATGGCGCGGTGGGAGCGCCAGGTGGAGCGGCGGCAGCTGTTCCTCCGGAGCTACCACTTCTCCCGCGACGCCGAGGTCACGCCGCGCGGGCGCGCGCGCCGCGTCGTCTGGGCCGGGGCGCGACGCCTGCGCCGGGCCGCCGCCAAGGGGCTCCGACGCCTCCGGGCGCGCATccgcctctgcttcggctgggccgcGCCTGCGCTCCGCCGGCGCTCCTCCCCACGCCGGGCCGGCCACGGGTTCCGCTACGGCCGCATCCCCCGGGCCACGAAGGCCCCCAACGCGGCGTCCGTCTGCTTTTGGTAG
- the LOC119289519 gene encoding uncharacterized protein LOC119289519 → MSVQVAAPATTAWSYVEYMARWERQVERRQLFLRSYHFSRDADVSPRVRTRRVVWAGVRRLRRAAAKGLRRLRARIRLCFGWAAPALRRRSWPRRAGYGFRYGRIPRATKAANAASVCFW, encoded by the coding sequence ATGTCCGTGCAGGtagcggcgccggcgacgacggcgTGGTCGTACGTGGAATACATGGCGCGGTGGGAGCGGCAGGTGGAGCGGCGGCAGCTGTTCCTCCGGAGCTACCACTTCTCCCGCGACGCCGACGTCTCGCCGCGCGTGCGCACGCGCCGCGTCGTCTGGGCAGGGGTGCGACGCCTGCGTCGGGCCGCCGCCAAAGGGCTCCGACGCCTCCGGGCGCGCATccgcctctgcttcggctgggccgcGCCCGCGCTCCGCCGCCGCTCCTGGCCCCGCCGGGCCGGCTACGGGTTCCGCTACGGCCGCATCCCCCGCGCCACGAAGGCCGCAAACGCCGCGTCCGTTTGCTTCTGGTAG